In Dermacentor silvarum isolate Dsil-2018 chromosome 10, BIME_Dsil_1.4, whole genome shotgun sequence, the genomic stretch acagaacgcgcgtttgttctccgccgtgcgttcactccccgtgaaagcgcgcgtccctcgcgccctttcactcgcacatacagcgttcggcggcgcgcggcgacgatttcatctccattgacgtcatacggaacctcacggcgacggcgacggcgacggcgacggcaacggcgacggcgacgccgacggcagaaatctgctttggagtgtccatataattgctatcgcaataaaagaaacctataaacgcagacgcagacgatccgagcctccgccagtatggtggcgtcatctagttaaggtgcagacgacgagatgccattcaaacgaggcgcgcaaaaaaaagaacgcgatCCCCAGTCTCCGCAAGTATGGTCGCGcaatctagttaacgtgcctacAAACGCATCttgcgcagctcgccatcgacgcccgGCGGAccgttcagatcattctcgtcaaaacgaggcgaagagacttttatgcgaagaccctggtgtgcgtggtgccgaaattgcagctatactcttgagccgctccaccagcttgcgctgtgactgtgctgcgtgtgccacgcattCCTGTGACCTTTTGTACAGTGCAATCTTCTTTAACACAATGTTGTACTGATTACAAACAATATTTCCCTTTGTAttcctgacattttttttttatttcctcgccgctgctgccaggcCGTGTCACGCAAGCCTCCTAATTAGCTTTGACCGGCCACCTGAATTGATATGTATTGCCGTTAAAGATggcaataaatattattattattattattattattattattattattattattattattattattattataactgtTATTAAAGCGATAGCCGTAAGTGGCTCGTTGCAATGGCTCATGTCCGAAAAAGGTGGCGTGGTTTTCAGTGATTCAAGAAAAGACGCCGAGTGATTGAACAAATATGATGATCAGGAATGGCTCATATCCGCCTTATCAAGCGAAGATGCAATGGCTGAATGCGAATGAAGAAACGAAAGTAAGAACGAAGGGAAGAACGAAAGGAGGAACGAAAGAACGAACAAAATGGCAAATAAAAATGGAATAACAAAAGAAATAAACCGAAGAGTTGCAGAATACGGCTCCTCAAGTTGTCTTCTATAGAATTTTATTTAAACAAAGTTGCTCTTATGAGTGTGTAATTGTTACTCAATTCTATGCAAATGTAAACGCACCTGTTGTACTTCTATTGATACACCTCTTCATAATGTGTTCCTGGTGAATGGTAGAGGACACGCGTTAGCTAACTTCGTTTAGAATTTATGGAAGCACAGAAAAATTGAACACAATACATCTGAGATTGTGTACTCAGGAAGGACAGCAGCAACATTTTATTGAAGCACACAAATTACTTATGCTGTTTGATGTCCAGAAACTATTACAGCGCTCTGTCCTTTGATTACTTTGATGTGCCCTCCATCACGCCGTTTGAAGCTGGCGCTGGAGCAGTCGGACCTTTCGTTGAATTAGCAATAAATTCAGTTATCAGGTAGTATGCCTCGTCAGGTTTCTCGGCGGCCCCATAGTGACTCATCCCTAATATCACAGCTTCCGTGAATTCATGCGCTGTCTTGATATAGCCAGCAAAACCGTAGTAATAGTCGTGCGGCTTCCAAGGGCAACGTGTGGCATTTCTGTAGTCATCTGCGTAAGTCCAGTTCAAGCTTCGAAAATAATTTCTCTGGTTTACAGATGGGAAAAGTGCGTCCATTTGTCCAGTGTAGAAAAGGACTCTAGATTCATTCAGCACACGTTCGTTGAACGCGCTAATATCTCTCAACCAATCGGTAGCAAAGCTGAGTAGCAGAAAGGGATTGTTGATCTGAAAATTGGTGTTCATTCCAGCATGTAGGGCTACCTTGGTGGTGCTGTCATTTAAAAATCCAAAGCAGTATAACATTTGAAGTGGCCTCCGAGTGAACATGGGGCTTGCGTGATCATTGTAAAGCGTGAGATTCTGAAATAGTGTAGGCGTTTCATCGTTCGTAAATATTGTCTCGAAGAGCAGCTTCAGCGCGTACATCTTTAATGTAGTATTTTGAGACGCTTGCAGCTGTCTCATCATTTCAAACTGTCCTCCAAATCTTGTGCGCCCACTTGCATTGAGCATCGACATGGAGTAGAGGAATTCGGTGGAGTCGGCTACATCAAGTACCGGGCCGAGAAATCCATTGCCTCCGATCACACCCTTGAGGTTTAGCTTCAAGTTCTGCATACCGGTGAGATTCCAGTAGTAGGCGATAGCAACAGAATACCttgctgtaaaaataaaaaaatacaatatACTTGCATATGCATTTTGAATATACATCCACTCACTCTTATCGTTTACTAATATAATTGCGCAGGAATGCCTCCATCGTCCACTCGTCTTTAAGACTGAAACTTTAAAACAACGCTTGTTCGCTCAAATGTATAATAGTATTCCGCTATGTGGGATACCGCTTCTTCACTCACTCCCCATCGAAGCCATTCAAGTTCGCACAGCCAGAGTTATTTTATGTTATCATTCTCACCACGTCAGTGCTACATTTATGAAGTATACATTTAATAGATCTTTGATCAGGTCGCAAGCGGAATGGTCTCTGCctatttgacaatatctatcaCTACAACCATGTACTAAAATGACACTTCCTCGCGCCTCATTCCTACATTTCAAGACAGACAAGTCACACACACAAATAGTATTACACAAATTGTATTATAGGGAACATGACGAATGGTGGTCAATCATTATCACCAGCGCACGCACGTAATTTCCTCTCGTGATCGGGTTAAATGTTATGTTTCTGATCATCGCGTTAACTGTTTAGAATTTTCAGTAAATAATCCTCTTTAGAACTGGTAGAGGTGCGTGGTACCGAAAACCTCCAAACTGGAAATGCGAGCCCACATGCAAACGTCAACTGCGCCCAGCGTTGCAACCCCGGAGGTCTTTCTTCTTCTGTCCGTCGTCTGCTCTAGTGTGCTCCGCTTCAAGCCAACATTGTTGTTTTCAGCGACATGGATGAAAATAGCGTAGAGGACTGGCTCCCGCTGTACCAGAGGCTAAGCGTGCACAACCGAGGGGACAATGCCACTAAACTAAAACAACGTGATTTGATATATCGCGCGTGTGGCAAGCCTCTGGTGCAATATTACAACACGGATTTCCcaacatggtcggcgttcaagacctcTTTCGCATACGTGTATGACCACCGCTTTGCGTGCAGCTAGCTTTAGCAAGCTGCAGGCACAgctcgtgggaggcgcgactcgcccggcaggacctgggaagccagctGGCAACGTTcgaccaagccgaacgagccactagagccagtggggccttggaataggggcttcacccgcaagaacctcagtctgctatttcaataaaatgtttattcctcctccagATATAGCTGCGTTTACGACAACGAGTACAGCAATCATTCACGACCTACTCCACAGACATTCTCGACCTAAACAACAGAGTTAACGCGCCCATGTCGGACAAAACCAGAACGTTGTGAAGGGAATAGAAGACGTGGTTCACATACTGCTCGTCAAGAGCCCGCGCACAGTGACAGAAATTACCCTGCGTCACAGTTACTAAGAGTTGTGGAAGCAGTGGTCTTTAACGCGCCGCCCCCCTTCACATGAACACCTTGCTGGATTCGCTGTCGTTTGCGATCAGTCAACGCTGCTAGCGAAAGTAGTGTTTATGCGTGAGGAAATTGCGCGCTAGTTCTCCTTAGTGCGCCATTCGCTCAGTCGCAGCATATAGCGTACAATAGCATTCTCCGAATATTTTGCtcacgcaacgtcacgcaacTGAGCATGAAATCACTGAGGTCCTGCCTTAGCACCGCCAACAGCTCTTTGCAGCGCCTCTCCGTTATGCTGACGTCATCATCAACACTCGACTGCTTCCGGCGACTGCAGTTTCGTCTGTATTTGTGGGGTCACCAATTTGCTGTCGTTACTAACAACACCATGTTTGCTCTCATCATTGAAACATCCCTCAGGCCACCTTGCCAGGTGGCCACTTCGCCTACAGAATTGCGACATCTACATCGTGTGCCGAAACCTATGTCACCAACCTGACAGCGACGCCCTGTCATGCTGCCCCTTGCCCGGTCAAACTGCCGGCTCCTCCTTCCATCGATATTGATCCAATCGCTTCCCAGCAACGCGAAGACTGCTGGATCTGTTCCCTTATGTACTTTCGCTACGATTCGCCAACACAACTTACAGCTCGTACTTTGTGTCGTCAAGCCTCTCATTTCGCGATTTGGCGTGAGCTTCTGCACCAACGCAATTATTCATCAGACGGCTATCAGTGGTTACTCGCAATACATAGCAGTCTTCGTTCTAAAATATGCGCGTTCTTTCACGCTGATAGACACTGTGGCAACTCAGGAATGTTCAAAACTTCCCAACGTCTTCGACAGTGGTACTAATGGCGAGGGACCCGCTATATTCAAGAATTTCTTCGTTACTGCCCGAACTGCCAACGCCAAAAAATCTTCTCCTCCCTAGTAGCCGGGAGGTCAGCAGCCTTTACGTTGCCTTGCGTGGCCAGTTGGGCATGTGGGCATTGGTTTGTAGAGGCAAAATCCGTTGACATCTGCTGGTGACTGCTGGGGCCTAGTCCTAGTTGACCATCTCACgcatacgccgaaaccgccgcccTCCCGGCAGCTAAAGCGCACCACGTGGCGTCCTTCATATACTTTGCCGTTTTATCCTCTGTAACAGTCcacctcgggaactgctgagTGACCACGGTCATCGACGCCATCCTCGATCAGTGCCCAATTGTTCACTAGAAAAGCACTGTTTACCATCCTTACGCCAACGAACCAACGACCACACAAATTAGGACTTCATTCTCCCTTTGGTTACCTGCGCATATAACAGTGCTACTAAAATTCCCACTGGTTTTGTGGGGATTACATATAATGACCGCACTCGTCCGAGACTCCTCACAAAATTCTCCTTTATCCCCCGACTGCATGCGAGTTTATGTGCACCCCTTTCTGTCACCGCAAGCCTGCCGAGGAGTGCCGCCAGCTCACACGAGCTGACCAGGACACTTCAACTGACCAGGAGGGCCAGAAAAGCAACCGTCCCAACACCTGCGTGCCCACTTTcattcctggcgcgcttgtgtggctatCAGAATACGCCTGGTCTTTCAAAACTGCCCCCAAGTATGAAGtcccctaccgcatcgtcgagcgcaCATCTGCCGTGAGCTACGTCATTGAACCCGTTGCGCTGTATTGGGAACTGCGTCGTCGGGGACGAGCATTGTCCATATGCAGCACCTTATGACCTACTATGATGTGCTCATTGTGGCCAGCTTTTAGGTCGCCAGGACGGCTTCATTTTTGTTCCCGGGGCTTAATTGGAGCCACGACGCTGAACGCTGGCCAATCATCACCAGCGTTGGGCACGGGATATGCCTCTGATGTTCGGACTCGGGGTTCGTTTCCTGACCATCCCGTTAGTCATTCCGAACGCCCAGTAAATAAACCTATTTAGCCATGAATTTTTCTTGCACCGCACGTGTATTGACTGGAACTACATTCCTGCAACCCCCGGCCATTCATGACCCACGAAGTTTGAAGACCACTATTCACCACGCCAACATTTAATCTAATGTGTCATTGTTCCGCGTAAATTTTGGTGTCTGGTTCAGCCATTCTTTTCTGTAGTACCTACAAACCTTGAAGATATTAGCAATAAATCAACAAAATAAATACATGGCACCATTCAACTATACACACTGCCAATTCTGGCTCACCCTACTCCCCGCcaagagaaaacaaacaaaaaacacgaCACATAAATAGAACGCCTAATATATGCAAACGAAATATTTTGGAACAAGCATACTAGTCAGAACTCGTAAACTGAGATAAACGAAATCTCTTGATGCGCTTAAATTTATTTTACCTTGCGTTTATTTGCAATTATTTGCAGTTATTTGCAATGAATTAAACGAAGATGCAACTCTTTACTGATGCCGACACCGTCCGAAAACCCAACAAGCAACGACATGTCTGTTACACCGGTGACCGATTAGTGTTGCCCATACAGCTTAACAAACACGGCTATAACAGCTTTCCTATAGTAAGCCCCTTGCAGGGGTGAACTTCCGCTTCTATTACATCGTGATACTCAAGCTTTCTTTGCCTAGCTCACCATCGTTCCGTGTCCATCGGTCCCTTATCTCGAAGAATGCggaacagatatatatatatatatatatatatatatatatatatatatatatatatataatgtgtgtgtgtgtgtgtgtgtgttttgcgattacctttgcggagaaatacattgatTGGCATTCCAGTTGTTTTTGTgcttaaataaataaaacgacgttttcttcagacactaactggaacgcatatgcatttcttcgcaaagttcccgaattaatatatcgaaactggtgtcatcctgagaattcattccaactTGATCCACCTTGTGAACTCCAtggttacaatttgtaaattgcaaaatgagccatacggtaattagttaaaagcttaattagggATTTTTTAAATTAGTCTTTTATGCATCTCatgtttttgtgcaagtaatgtccgcgttttctggtagaccagctcatgaaatagaattctgctatctgcctcagacaacctttaaaattttttaaagttctctgaaacaccctgtatacatgttTGCCAGTAATACAGCTTCGAGTTATATTTAACGCTTTCTGTAGCACAGCCGTAGCACTCAAAAACGACGAGCCGATTTAGCTACTAGAATGTGCGATGCTGGCAGATATATTCATTATTCCACCTTGACCATTCTTCGAAGCAAGTTCACAAGATTACGGTTGTCAGACTTGATTTTTGATCAAACGTACAGATTCCGAATTTGCTGCAACATGTTTGAATGCAGGGCTTCTGCAGCGTGCAAGTGGGTGGCCAGACCGCTTTCACTATTTTTTCACATGAAACGAGCTGTCTCTTAGATGTGTTCCAAAAAAGACTGTCTATACTTAATTGACAGCAGGTATAGCAGGAATttaggaagttaggaaatttgcaggcgcaagttggaatacgctagcgcaagacaggggtaattggagatcgcagggagaggccttcgtcctgcagtggacataaaatataggctgatgatgatgatgatgatgatgatgatgatgatgatagctgtAAAAATGGACCGTACATACAAATTACTTCATTTCAGGGAGACAAAAATTGCGCTATCGATGCTTTCGACGTTGTTTTCCGCCAAACAGGTTATTCTCGATGCATCCTCTGCTGTTGAAATGTGTCATGCTTCCGGCTTATCATAATTGTCATGTATGGCCCTTTTGTGCTGCCGACGCCTTTTTCACGAGTATGAAAAGGCAGAATTAGACGCAAAGACACCGCAAACTTCAATCGCAATTTCAATGTGATGCAATTTGTCTAATCCTTGTCTACTACTGTATTTGTCGTTTTTGAAGTTGTCTTCAAATTATTAcaatttattgcgatagtaaatatatggacactccaagcacatttctgccgttgccttcgccgtgagattccgtataaagtccaaatacggtaacaccgtcgccgcgtgccgtacgctgcatgtgcgagtgaaagcttgcgagggtcagccgacgatcagGGCTCAGTCTTgcgcgcgcgatggaagaaggcGGGGCGGGAGgaagggcggggggagggggcatTCTACTCCgacggctgctgcttacgg encodes the following:
- the LOC119431566 gene encoding probable serine carboxypeptidase CPVL, coding for MLSSSVWILFLLSGGFQCVFGTQPEENTAGSESQVSASQPEESSTDTGPLFLTPYIDNCTYYEARNKSKVPYFQKIGVTAHSGYITVNKTTQSNLFFLLTEVEGNSSSAPLLLWTQGGPGLSALFGLFLENGPFVFDIYTNGSPNIYPREKTLQKNMSVLYVDLPVGAGFSFTNETHGYPTKLEDIVGHVQEFLTQFLKVFSEYENREIYLAGESYGARYSVAIAYYWNLTGMQNLKLNLKGVIGGNGFLGPVLDVADSTEFLYSMSMLNASGRTRFGGQFEMMRQLQASQNTTLKMYALKLLFETIFTNDETPTLFQNLTLYNDHASPMFTRRPLQMLYCFGFLNDSTTKVALHAGMNTNFQINNPFLLLSFATDWLRDISAFNERVLNESRVLFYTGQMDALFPSVNQRNYFRSLNWTYADDYRNATRCPWKPHDYYYGFAGYIKTAHEFTEAVILGMSHYGAAEKPDEAYYLITEFIANSTKGPTAPAPASNGVMEGTSK